The Rhodamnia argentea isolate NSW1041297 chromosome 10, ASM2092103v1, whole genome shotgun sequence sequence CGTTTCGACCCATATCCATGCAATTCAAATCTAATGACTCATACCCGACACAAcacatattgctaaaacactcccttaattaatcaattttttttaaaaaattaaatcttataaatgttaattttttttattttttatgaccaACCCaacaacccatacccgacccagaAGCGGCGGCCGAccagacttttaatttgttatttaaaaaagaaaaagaaaaaagaaaattatcaattacaaataaaaaaataaaaataaaaatatatataacacaTAAAATCTATTCGAGAGGCATATGAATCGGTTGACTCAACGAATAACATCCATAAGCTAAATGGGTTGTACATGGATTTGCCTTTAAACCCATCTGCAACCCACGTATAATTAAGTTTATAAATCAAACCCATCAACAACCTATTTATTAAAACTTGACTAACACATATTGAAAACATCTTATTGAATAAGAATTGGAATATatattttcaactcattttGACACATCTAGCcgaaaggattacattgacaaatcgtcaaaatgatTATGAGTAAattaactaaattgaaaagtgtAGCACCGAATTGGtatccgtacaataagtttagaatttcttttttttttttttgttaatctatCCCCGTAGTCAAAATTTTGATTGGTCAAGTGGATTTTAACATGCCCTATTGAAATCGTTGTGCTCTTGCGGAATATTTGTTGCATGGGATTCGATTTAATCAACGATCAACAGTTTACGCGATGcatacatctctctctctctctctctctgctgtcaattcttcttttattatttttattattattattattattattattattattatttgagaaaaaaaaatcattttgccaGGTCACGTTCGCACTATACATCTTCACGGGTCAAATAAGGTAGCCGCTGTATCTTCTCCATCCCCTCTTTTCCATTGTTTTCGAAATATATTTTATGTCCGGataattgattttttaggaattccCAAGACTAATTATATAATCATTTATTTCATGGCGCGTGTTTTATAACTTTCTTGCTttataacaatttttttgtgactGTAAGAATAACAGCACGTTGTGGGCCgcagatttttaaaaaagtggatcccacaataattattcatttttttgtagcTCACAATATGTGAAATGTCACGTGAGTATATTCCTacgatcatttttttatttatatttagtGGTTATGATTGATTCTAGAGTACtatgtactttttaaaaatatgtcGATCTCGTTTTTCGCGTGCCAAGGTGAATATCGTCTTTTACTATCCGATAAGGTCTGAAATTTGTTGATCCTTTGAGGGACATATAGACCCTACCAAAATCATCACTTGGCCACTCcgtcccaaaaaaattcaagggaaGCATCACCGACCGTTTGAAATTTCACAagaatttttcgagaaaattatctaatcacccataaatctattatacggcTACCGATTCAGttctgaactttttaatttcgccaaatttcaatatagtctttcTGGCTGATCCTTGCTGATACAGCCATGTGCCCATAAAGGATGGTTGGCGATAATTAGACCGTCATGTGAGTAATTCCCAACGAAGATCGAttaaaagactaaattgaaatttcactcAAAGGTTTAAtactatattgaaaaaattgtaatgtttatgactgaatgagtaattttctcgaaattttctatttaggTAACATTTCCGCGCAGCAATACTTAATGTATCGAGTAAGTTTTCTCTTAAAATCtcaatttattttcacaaaCACTGATTTATGGCAAAACATAAGCTTCTTGAAAATGCTCATCGCATACGTAACAACTCCTTCGAAAAGAGGTCCACTCAAAACAGAGGGCCTCACGCTTACAATTTGCTAAGCATTGTCACATcctaattttctttgatttagtTCACTAGTTGCTCATTTGCAAATTAAAAGACGAATTAAAAtttccatgaaaatattatcaGGTTATCAATAAATTAcctgaaaaatggaaaaaaaaaaaccacgtcTAGTTTTTTTCACCAATAACTTTGTGAAtttgggaaattaccaaaaaaatcctaaacttattgcacttatGCCAAtctagtcttaaactttttttttcccaaattcatttctaaaccttttgcattcgtGTTAATTCAATTCTTCCCTTAAATTTTGCTCGAAAATTTCTGATGTGATGCCGCGGGCATTGACGTGgccaattttaaattttattttgaatttttttaacctttttttcctcttttttatcctctttgaattttatttttaatttttttgtctttttctttcctcttttttatcCTATTCTTCTTCCCCCTCTAGCTGGCTGCCGAGCCCAAGAACCAGTcaaaggcgagggccggcgaagaattggccggaaggactagTTTggcataaaaacaaaaagatttaggacttaattaaaaaaaatatttaggaatgaattggcacaattgcaataggcttataacttttttggcaattttctccTAAAAATCTTGCCCATACTTTTTATAATTTACTAGCacataaaggaagaaaatctATGTTAGAGCACGGAACAATAGAAATATGCTAAAATTCATTTCGATGCCACAGAAAGTTACACATCTATCTTGATCAGTGAAACTCCTTTCACAGTCGCATTTCGATATATACATTCATGCACTGATTTGTATCACTTGAATAAAAAACTTAtggccactaatcttttttccttaaaatcaTAGTggccttccttcttcttcttttttctcctgaGTAATTATTTTCTCATGCTACTGTATAATACGATGATATATTCCTTTTTAAAATTATCATCACTTGCATGACTGAGAAAGCAAAATACTTGCGCTCTCTCTAAAACCTGCacctttcctcttcctctcccctctctcatCACCTTTAACCTCCAATCTCACCCCAAACAACTTCAGCCCTTCGCCGCCGTtgttttcctcctcttcctcctcttcgccGCCGCCCTCCCTGTCCTCGTGCAGCCCGTACTTTGCAACGAGCTCGAGAAGCTCCTTGCACTTGTGCTTCATGCTGGTGAGCTCGGAGCTCAGGGCCCCGTTCTCCTTCTTGAGTCGCTTGTTCTCGTGGACGAGGTTGCCGTACTCGGACGAGGAGGAGGTCGACGACGACCTCTGGTCTTCGTCGGAGGattggttgttgttgttgttggcgTCCTGATGAGCTCGCGCTGAAGGGTTCGAGCTCGGGTTTTGCTGCTTGTTCGCCCAGGCTTTCCGGCGCCGGATCTCGCAGAGaagctctctctccccctttcgGAACATGTCGTTGGAGAACTCCCATCGGCTCGTCGCTACTTTCCGGAAGCCctataatttaagaaaaagatGCAAATTTTTACACAGATCAGCTCTTGCTATCCTAATGACATGACAAAAACAAACGAAAGCGATTGGAAAAAATCGGTATAATTACCGAACATGATAAACCATATCGAAGCAAGTATTATCACCCGAACTTCTAATTAACGAAATCGAAGCAAAGCGACACTTCTGTCTACGTATGATTCTGCATAATCCAGGATCATACGTGTAGGGTTTCCAGTACATGGGGGGCAAGACAGAGGCAAGACTAATGGGAACGGATGCTTAGAAGTCAATCTTGTCCGCCAAAAATTTTTTGGCtggaaaaatccaaacttagaGATAAATTTCTCCTCGAGCTAAAGAGAAAATCTATGTGTATATGTGATGTTAGACCATTGGTTCAATTTATTATCAAGTATAGATGATGTTACGACTTTGACTGGCTTATCTTGTGCTGACGTGTGCTTTGAATAGTCTGCATTCAGATTAGCTCAGGTGACCAAAATGGGTATATACACATCAAatacgtatatatatatatatacgtatATGCACTTTATATTTAAAACCTCTAGAAAGATGATCAAAGTTGAACTTTGATGATTGAAGGTAATTCAAATCCAACACAGATCCCCAGTCAAACTAGCCTAGCTAACATGTGTTGTAGAACGAGACTAAAGATCACGACAAAATCAACGCATGAAATTTTTACACTTCCCCATTTAACttcaagcaatttttttttttttttgccttttcttactttttccGATTCATATGTTCCATGATGCTAAAAAACTTTTAAGTTTAAACATAGTTTGGCTATTCACATGACACGAAAAATTATCAAccctttggaattccaaaggaTAATAATACGTCGGGAAGATTGAAAAAGAGTGGACGCAAGCGAGCCTTTTTGTGTTACGCACATAAGTGTTGAGCTGCCTCACGAAGCTGGAGAAGTTGCTGTGCTTGAAGAGCGTGGGGAGGAGATCTCTGGCGAACTCCGCCGGCTGCCACACGACAAAGGCGGTGCCCTCGGCGTTCCACGATATGACGTCGTCAGTCGCCGGGTCCTCCACGAGCATGTACGTCTTCAGCAGGAACGGCGGGGGGGTCGACTTCCTCACGTACTCCAGCAGCAGGCCCTTCTTCTCGGTGATATAATCGCCGCTCGCCTCCATGATCATATGCAATAACTACGCAAAACCTCTCGGCGTATCTCTCTTTATAGGATTGAGAGGagatgaagaaagaaggaaggaaggagaagaaggtaGTCAATAAGGATGAGAGAGATGAttagaagagaagagaagaagggcAGTTAAGAACTCCCAACCCCAGCAATAGAAACCCAACACGATTCCACAGTTCATGAGATTTGCAAGAGTTGCTTTTTGTTCTTtcgtttcctctctctctctctcacacaaaatagaagaagaagggtTTGATTTAGAGGCTCATCTCTCTTCTTATGTATGCTCGAGAAAGATCATGGAACGATCCCAACTTTGGAAATTCCTCTGTTTCCTTTGTTTATTTCAAGTGTGTGCGCGAGGAAAAGTTGTGCCTTGGGCGTAGACTTCTCTGGGGGGAAAGTCAAGTTAAATAATTTGACAGTCCGCACGTAAACCCTAGACAAGTATGTGTGGTGGGAGTCAGGGCGCTAGTCCAAATAGAACCACCACCAATTCGATTCTATTGCCACATCGATGGACGCATGATCCATCGCACCAACCAAAAAACCCTTTTGCTGAAATTCCTCGTTTGGATGGCGTACGTTGTTTGACCGGTCGTGTACAGCGGACAAAAGAAATCTTGAAAAGACAAAGGGGCGTCTCATTCATATACACGGTTTTGCAACTTAAGGGTCCATTTGGATGGGAGAAAATCGgatgataaaaggaaaaatcgttTTTTAAGAAAcatgatttttctatatttggtGATACGAAAACATTTTCGATGTTTGGATTTCGTTCGGAAAATGATTTCGATTTCAAGACTTTAtctaagacaaaaagaaaatttaattttttttttctttttgggcgaGCTCGTCCTCGCTTGCGGCAATGATCACCGGCCGTCGCCATGGCCAACCactagaagagaaaaaagggggaaaaaaagag is a genomic window containing:
- the LOC115734113 gene encoding heat stress transcription factor B-3, with product MIMEASGDYITEKKGLLLEYVRKSTPPPFLLKTYMLVEDPATDDVISWNAEGTAFVVWQPAEFARDLLPTLFKHSNFSSFVRQLNTYGFRKVATSRWEFSNDMFRKGERELLCEIRRRKAWANKQQNPSSNPSARAHQDANNNNNQSSDEDQRSSSTSSSSEYGNLVHENKRLKKENGALSSELTSMKHKCKELLELVAKYGLHEDREGGGEEEEEEENNGGEGLKLFGVRLEVKGDERGERKRKGAGFRESASILLSQSCK